AATTCGTCGGGTGCAAGGCTACCTGCCCAACTGTCAAACAGCTGCACAGCCTCGGCGCCAGCATCGATCTGACCGCGCAAATACTCGATCGACATATTGGCAATCGCATCCAGAATCGCCGCCATCCGCTCTGGATCGCGGTATGCGAGCAAACGCGCTGGTCCCTGATCCTTCGAGCCCTGCCCTGCGATCATGTACGTCGCCACGGTCCAGGGAGAGCCTGCAAAGCCCAGCATCGTCACTTTGTCGCCGATCTGCGCGCGGGTGCGCCGCACCGTCTCATAGACCGGATCAAAATGGGCTTTATGCTCGGTGAATTGATCGAGAGTGGTTTCGAGCAGCGTGGGTGAAAGTTTCGGCCCCTCGCCAGCCAGAAACTCCAATCCCTGCCCCATCGCGTGTGGAACGATTAGAATATCGGAAAACAGGATCGCGCCGTCAAAACCAAAGCGCCTGATCGGTTGAATCGTCACCTCGGCTGCAGCTTCGCTGTCATAGACCAGCTCGAGAAACCCGCCCTTTTCAGCGCGAAGTTCCCGATATTCGGGTAGATACCGCCCGGCTTGGCGCATGAGCCAAACGGGAGGGATTTCTTGGGTTTTACCTCTGAGGGTATCGAGCAAGGGGCCAGGCATGGCGTTCCTCTAATCAAATAAATTATAAATTTAAAAGGATTGTTGGAGTCTGTTGGGCCTGTGGAAAGCGGGAATTACCAGCTCCTGCCCGATTTGTTCGTCTCCGATGATCAAACTGGAAGCCGGCGAATCTGCGCGGCTGCGCGGTCAACCATTATCTATCCCCGTTCTCCCCAGCCTGTTGGCAAATCATTTTCTGTGTCGAGAAAGCTGCGGGCCCAACCTGCCCTAGTGAGGATGAAATCCCCTCCCCTTCTTGTCGACAGTTCTCTCCCGTGGTTTATGCCTCCCACTATCCACAAGCAGACAAAGAGCATCTGATCCACCCGATGAACCGCTTGAATCTCCATTTGGTCTCTGACTCGACCGGTGAAACGCTGGAGATGATCGCGAAGGCTGCGCTTGCGCAATTCGACGATCCAACAGTCAGCCGGCATTTCTGGCCAATGGTACGCTCGCGTCAACATCTCGACCGGATTGTGCCCGATCTTGCCGACAATCCAGGCCTTGTCCTGTTCACACTGGTCAATCCGGACACACGCGCTCGGCTGGAAGAGCATTGCCGTCATCTCGGACTTCCAGCCGTGCCGGTGCTCGACCAGGTGACCGCGGCTCTTGAGGCTCAATTGGGGCAAGAAGCGCATGGCCGCCCCGGCCGCCAACACATGATGGATGCCGACTATTTCAAGCGCGTGGATGCGATCCAGTACACAATCGCGCATGATGACGGGATTGGATATGAGGATTGGGAGGACGCCGATATTGTTCTTGCTGGTGTCTCTCGCAGCTCCAAAACCCCAACCAGCATCTATCTCGCCAATCGCGGATACAAGGTCGCCAATATCCCATTGGTGG
This genomic window from uncultured Erythrobacter sp. contains:
- the hemE gene encoding uroporphyrinogen decarboxylase; translation: MPGPLLDTLRGKTQEIPPVWLMRQAGRYLPEYRELRAEKGGFLELVYDSEAAAEVTIQPIRRFGFDGAILFSDILIVPHAMGQGLEFLAGEGPKLSPTLLETTLDQFTEHKAHFDPVYETVRRTRAQIGDKVTMLGFAGSPWTVATYMIAGQGSKDQGPARLLAYRDPERMAAILDAIANMSIEYLRGQIDAGAEAVQLFDSWAGSLAPDEFERWVIAPNARITAAIKQSHPETPVIGFPKGAGAKLPAYARETGVDAIGLDETLDPAWAHLVLPDEMPVQGNLDPLLVEVGGPELPKRVRAIIEAFEGRPHVFNLGHGIGQFTPIDHVEQLLRAVRGA
- a CDS encoding pyruvate, water dikinase regulatory protein, yielding MNRLNLHLVSDSTGETLEMIAKAALAQFDDPTVSRHFWPMVRSRQHLDRIVPDLADNPGLVLFTLVNPDTRARLEEHCRHLGLPAVPVLDQVTAALEAQLGQEAHGRPGRQHMMDADYFKRVDAIQYTIAHDDGIGYEDWEDADIVLAGVSRSSKTPTSIYLANRGYKVANIPLVVESPPPKALFGLRHPLIVGLTTAPERLVQIRRNRLLSLNEGTETSYVDNERVKAETQFARRMFADNGWPVIDVTRRSIEESAAAIIRLVQERDRKDRVVGGVSKPI